The genome window CGGCCTGGCCGTGCCGCTCGCCCATGTTTACCTGGCGGACCCAAATGGCAACACGATCCAGAAGGGGGAAACGAATTACGCAGGGAGGTATGCCTTCAGGGACCTTTCGCCCGGCAATTACCGGCTGACCGTGGAGAAAGAGGGATTCTACGCTGTCCGCTCCGGGAACATCGCGATTGGCACGTTGGAGAGCACGGAAGTCATTCTGAATCGCGTGCGTGAAGTTCACCAGCGCATCAACGTGGCGGCATCGCCCGCGGCCATTGATCCGGCCAAAACCTCATCGACCCACAGCCTGACGGATACAGAAATTATGAACCTTCCCTACAGTGTTCCCCGCGACATCCGTTACGCTCTGCCGCTGCTTCCCGGCGTTGTGCAGGACGCCACCGGCCAGATCCACATCAATGGCGCTCCCACGCGGCAGGTCCTCGACCAGCTCGATGAATTTAACATCACGGACCCTGCCAGCGGCTTTTTTAACGCTCGCCTGGCCGTGGACGCGCTGCGCTCCGTTACGGTCTACGATACCCGCTACCCGGTCCAGTACGGCAAAGCGTCGGGCGGCGTCCTCGATCTGGAATCGGGCATGGGCGACGACCGCTACAGGTTTTCCGGCACCGACCTGGTTCCCTCGCTTAACACCCATAAAGGTCTTCATCTGGACGGCTGGACCCCGCATGGCAGCTTCTCCGGGCCTATCAGGAAGGGCAAAGCCTGGTTTCTGCTGGCTCCTGAAAGCGAGTATGACCTCGAGATCATCAACGAACTCCCCGCCGGCGCCGACTCCGGCACCCGCTGGCGGTGGGGCGGCCTGGCAAAATCGCAGATCAACCTGACGCACTCAAACATTCTGACCACCGATTTTCTGTTCAACGAATTTCGCAGCGACCACACGGGCCTTTCGCGCTTTAATCCGGTGGAGACCACAACCAGACGAAACCAGTCCATCTACCATCTCTCGGTGATTGACCAGTTCACGCTTTCGAACGGAATGCTGATGGAATACGGCGTTGGATTCAGCCGTTTTCACGTTGCCGAGCTGCCGCTGGGAAACGCCACCTACTTGCTGACGCCGGAAGGCTCCGGGGGGAATTTCTTCCAGCAGTCCGAAGGGCGCTCCCAGCGCCTGCAATTCATTTCCAACCTCATCGCGCCTAGCTTCTCCAAATGGGGAACGCACGAATGGAGGACTGGCGTTGATTTTGATCGCGTGTCGGACCTGCAATCGTTCAATCGGCATGGTATCTCGATCGTGCGGCAGGACGGGACGCTATCGCGCGCAGTCATGTTTCCCGTCAACCCGTCATTCGAACAGGCAAATTTCGAGTCCGGCGTCTACGCTGAAGACCACTGGTCGCTCTCACCCCGTCTGGTTGTGGACCCCGGCCTCCGGCTCGAGTGGGACCGCATTGCCCGTGGCGCGAGGGTGTCGCCGCGCCTGGCGTTCAGCTACGCTCCGTCGGCGGAAGACAATACCAAGCTCGTGGCAGGCGCCGGCATCTACTACGACCAATCGAATATCGATCTGTACACAGAGCCGCTTGCCGGAACACGGATCGACACTTTTTACGATGCCACGGGTACCACGTTAATCCGGCCGCCCGTGGAAAGCATTTTTCTGATCAACCATGACAAGCTGGATAAACCCTGGGTTTTGAACTGGAGCGCCGGCATCGAGCGCAAGCTTCCGGCCGAGTTCTTTTTGCGGACAGAGTACATCCAGAAGCGCGGCCATAGCGGCTGGACTTACGTAAACCCCTGCGCAGGTCCGCAAGGCTGCTTTTCAGGGCGGTTCCTGCTGGAGAGCGCGCAACGTGACCGCTACGACGCCGTGGACATTGCGCTGCGGCGGCGCTTCAGGAGCGGGCACGTCATCTACGCCGCCTATACGCACTCGAATTCGCGCTCCAACGCGGTGCTCGATTTCAACCTTCTCAATCCCTACTTCAGCCCGCAGGGTCCCGGACCGCTCCCATGGGACACCCCCAACAGGATTGTCTCCTGGGGCATCCTGCCGCTCATCAAGCAGTTCGATCTTGCCTACACGCTCGACTGGCGCCAGGGCTTTCCTTTCAGCGTGGTGAATGAAGACCAGGAACTGGTTGGCCGTCCCGATAGTGTGCGTTTTCCCGCCTCTTTTACCCTTAACATGGCGCTTGAACGGCGGGTTTCTCTGTTTGGATTTCGCTGGCAGTTGCGCGCTGGCTTTGACGACATCACGGACCGTCATAATCCCTACGCCGTCGATAACAATATCGATTCGCCTAATTACCTGACCTTCAGCACCAGCGGGGGCCGCTCTCTCACCGGCCAGGTGCGGCTGCTGGGACGGAATTAACAGCGGGGGAATTTTTCCGCCGTCTGCCGCATCCCGCAACGAACACCGGGGTTTGGTGCTTTCCTGGCTTGAGCGTAGCGGCGGCTTCACGCCGCCAAATCGCGATCCCGCCACGGCGGGATCGCCGCTACGATTCCAAAACAGGAGGGTGCCCAGGCTCTTCCGCTCTTGACTGCGACCCTTCCCCAAGCCATCATGGCTTACTCTGCCATGGGATATTTTCTTGGCATCGACGGCGGCGGCACTCACACCACAGCCTGGCTGGCCGACAAGGACCTTTCCGTCGTGGCGCGCGTCCAGGCCGGCCCCTCGAACCCCATCAAGGTTGGACTCTCGAGCGCCCAGCGGGAGCTCGCGCGCGCTTACCGCAGAGCGTGGCGCGAGGCCCGCGTCCCGCCTGCCACGCTCGCTGGCGTCTGCGCGGGGCTCGCCGGTGGCGACGGCGCTCCCGTTCAGCGGAGCATGCTTCGCTGGATGCGCAAAGCTATTCCCGCGCGCGCCCACCTGATGACCACCGACGCCGCCATCACGCTTGCCGCGGCCCTTGGTGAATCGCCGGGCATTATCGTCATTGCCGGGACTGGCTCCATCGCCTTCGGCCGCGACCGCCGGGGCCGAATTCTGCGGGTGGGAGGATGGGGCAATCAGTTTGACGACGCCGGCTCCGGATATGACGTGGGACGAAAAGCCATCGCCGCGGCCCTGCGCGCGCATGACGGCAGGGGCAAGCGCACCAGTCTGGCGCCGGCGATCTGCCGCAAGCTGGGTCTCAGAAAAATCACCGAAGCTGTGCCCCTACAACTGACCCCGCAGAACATTGCAGCGCTTTTTCCCGCCGTGCAGCAGGAGGCGGAGGCAGGAGACGCCACGGCCCGGCGACTGTGCCGTGAGGCGGCGGAAGATCTTGCCGAGCTGGCCGCAACCATCATTCGCCGCCTTCGCTGGAAGAATCGCGCCGTTCCCGTAGTGTGCTCCGGGGGCGTGTTCCGCTCCAGTGATCTCATTCGGCAAGCCTTTGCCCGCCGCATCCATCGCGTCGCTCCCCGCGCCCGCGTTTCGCTGCTCGAGCGCGAGCCTGTCGAGGGAGCATTGTTCCTCGCCCGACGATTGCTCTCGCCCCGCGACACCAACCACCCGAAAGCGTGATGCTGTGGCACGGGCGTCCCGCCCGTGTCGGACCACGGCCACGCCCGCCCTGAGCGAAGCGAACGAGATGGCCGTGCCACAGGGGACCTTGTAACAGAAGCTGGTAGCGCGGTCCCCCGATTTTGGGGTCCGCGGCTCTTTTTTTTGGAAGCCAGCCCTCCACCCGTCACTCCGATCCCTGCTCCGCCTCCGTCACTCCGAGCCCCTGCCCGTGATCCCGAGTGTCGCGAGGAACCTGCTGTTACCGTTCCTAAGGAGGCCGGAGCTTCAGCTACGACATTTATCCGCCTCCCGCCAGCCAGCCTCAGCCGCTGAAGCAATCGTCAGGAAATTCTGCAGCATTGGCCCGCCGCATACATTCCAGACTGCGGAATGTATGCCCGACCCGCCAAATCCTTTGTCGCCTGTGGCCCCTCAGGTAAGAGGCTGCCGGGCCTTTCACAGACGGTCAAAACGAGCGGGTCCAGTTGGACAAGATGTTCGTCATTTCAATTGCGGGGGACGATAGTTTGTTGTATAACCAGCTATAAATACAAAAGGAGGATTCGGTCATGGCCCAAGACCCTGACACACCTCTCGGTATTTTCGCTACCGCTGGTGAGGAGTTGCGCCGGAATTGGGGATGGCTTCTCGCCCTGGGTATTCTCCTGGTCATTCTGGGCATCATTGCCCTGGTGGACTCGGTTTCGGTTACAGTGATTTCGATGTTGTTTTTTGGCTGGGTGCTGTTGGTCGCCGGCATCATCGAGGCGGTGCAAGCGTTCAGACACCGCAAAGCCGGCCATTTCTTCCTGCACGCGCTCAATGCGGTGCTCTCGATCATCGTGGGCCTCATGCTGGTCCGCCACCCCCTGGCGGGCGCCCTGGCGTTTACGTTGCTTCTGGCCGCGTACTTCACTGTAGCGGGTATTTTCCGTATTGTCGCCGCGCTGTCCGTGCGGGTTCGGGGCTGGGGATGGGCGCTCGCGGACGGCATTATTACCCTGGTCCTCGGGATCCTGGTCTGGACGCAGTGGCCGGTCTCGGGATTGTGGATCATAGGTTTATTCATCGGCATCGATTTAATCGTCGTCGGGTGGTCTGAAGTCATGTTGGCCCTGGCTGCGCGATCTCTTCGATCGGAAACCGCTTAATGGCGCCGGCAGCGCATCGATAGGGTTGCCGGTTTCGTCAAGCAAAAATCTGCTTTTCGGTGCTGGTTTTTGGTTCGCCTTGGGACGGTGGCCCGGTTCCAACACACGTCTCTATTCGATCCCCTCTCTCAACATGATGTAGAGACGAATGGCCAGCTTGCCCGCCATGGTGACTTTGGCAAACGCCGCGCCCTTGCGAAACGCCAGGCGGCGATAGACGCGGCGGAATCGCTCGTCGTAAAGGTTTGCGGTGCCGATCAGGTTGGCATAGAATTACTTCATAGATAAAGAGCTTCACTTCATTACCGGGAGGCGAATATCATGAAAAGCCATACCATGAAAATGAATGCGTCGAGTGCGCGGGTGAGCGCCCAGCCCC of Terriglobia bacterium contains these proteins:
- a CDS encoding BadF/BadG/BcrA/BcrD ATPase family protein, which produces MAYSAMGYFLGIDGGGTHTTAWLADKDLSVVARVQAGPSNPIKVGLSSAQRELARAYRRAWREARVPPATLAGVCAGLAGGDGAPVQRSMLRWMRKAIPARAHLMTTDAAITLAAALGESPGIIVIAGTGSIAFGRDRRGRILRVGGWGNQFDDAGSGYDVGRKAIAAALRAHDGRGKRTSLAPAICRKLGLRKITEAVPLQLTPQNIAALFPAVQQEAEAGDATARRLCREAAEDLAELAATIIRRLRWKNRAVPVVCSGGVFRSSDLIRQAFARRIHRVAPRARVSLLEREPVEGALFLARRLLSPRDTNHPKA
- a CDS encoding TonB-dependent receptor gives rise to the protein MRPHFSQRSNRLKAFTARRAAGPLVLGLFASLAGLHALAARPQATGPPPATGQQVRAAGPQSQAQQQTSSPTGQNQAGGALNPTDSLLVIVNDETGLAVPLAHVYLADPNGNTIQKGETNYAGRYAFRDLSPGNYRLTVEKEGFYAVRSGNIAIGTLESTEVILNRVREVHQRINVAASPAAIDPAKTSSTHSLTDTEIMNLPYSVPRDIRYALPLLPGVVQDATGQIHINGAPTRQVLDQLDEFNITDPASGFFNARLAVDALRSVTVYDTRYPVQYGKASGGVLDLESGMGDDRYRFSGTDLVPSLNTHKGLHLDGWTPHGSFSGPIRKGKAWFLLAPESEYDLEIINELPAGADSGTRWRWGGLAKSQINLTHSNILTTDFLFNEFRSDHTGLSRFNPVETTTRRNQSIYHLSVIDQFTLSNGMLMEYGVGFSRFHVAELPLGNATYLLTPEGSGGNFFQQSEGRSQRLQFISNLIAPSFSKWGTHEWRTGVDFDRVSDLQSFNRHGISIVRQDGTLSRAVMFPVNPSFEQANFESGVYAEDHWSLSPRLVVDPGLRLEWDRIARGARVSPRLAFSYAPSAEDNTKLVAGAGIYYDQSNIDLYTEPLAGTRIDTFYDATGTTLIRPPVESIFLINHDKLDKPWVLNWSAGIERKLPAEFFLRTEYIQKRGHSGWTYVNPCAGPQGCFSGRFLLESAQRDRYDAVDIALRRRFRSGHVIYAAYTHSNSRSNAVLDFNLLNPYFSPQGPGPLPWDTPNRIVSWGILPLIKQFDLAYTLDWRQGFPFSVVNEDQELVGRPDSVRFPASFTLNMALERRVSLFGFRWQLRAGFDDITDRHNPYAVDNNIDSPNYLTFSTSGGRSLTGQVRLLGRN
- a CDS encoding HdeD family acid-resistance protein, whose amino-acid sequence is MAQDPDTPLGIFATAGEELRRNWGWLLALGILLVILGIIALVDSVSVTVISMLFFGWVLLVAGIIEAVQAFRHRKAGHFFLHALNAVLSIIVGLMLVRHPLAGALAFTLLLAAYFTVAGIFRIVAALSVRVRGWGWALADGIITLVLGILVWTQWPVSGLWIIGLFIGIDLIVVGWSEVMLALAARSLRSETA